In one Curtobacterium citreum genomic region, the following are encoded:
- a CDS encoding MarR family winged helix-turn-helix transcriptional regulator codes for MPQQDEVDRIVAAWGGERPDLDFGPLEVLSRVDRLARHLDRARRAAFDASDVEPWEFDVLSALRRAGEPYELSPKSLLQQTLVSSGTMTNRVDRLAARGLVSRRTDPKDGRGILVSLTSRGRAAVDAAIADLLRAERDILTGVSDDEQAQLAALLRRLILGLGD; via the coding sequence ATGCCGCAGCAGGACGAGGTCGACCGGATCGTCGCGGCGTGGGGTGGCGAACGCCCCGACCTGGACTTCGGCCCGCTCGAGGTGCTGTCCCGCGTGGACCGGCTCGCCCGGCACCTCGACCGTGCACGCCGGGCTGCATTCGACGCGAGCGACGTCGAGCCGTGGGAGTTCGACGTCCTGTCGGCGCTGCGCCGTGCGGGGGAACCGTACGAACTCAGTCCGAAGTCGCTGCTGCAGCAGACCCTGGTGTCGAGCGGCACGATGACGAACCGCGTGGACCGGCTCGCCGCGCGCGGGCTCGTGAGCCGCCGCACCGACCCGAAGGACGGCCGGGGCATCCTCGTTTCGCTGACGAGCCGCGGACGCGCCGCGGTCGACGCCGCGATCGCGGACCTGCTGCGGGCCGAGCGGGACATCCTGACCGGGGTGTCCGACGACGAGCAGGCGCAGCTCGCCGCGCTGCTCCGCCGGCTCATCCTGGGCCTCGGCGACTAG
- a CDS encoding DJ-1/PfpI family protein, with amino-acid sequence MHDASEPDALDLPGHTGVPADSASTLFSASEDPVKQAAIDRSIAAHHTLAALPDVRFATDNTIVTVLHPGFELLDVVGPFHFLAGTGATVHLATTGDTLAPVPSGSGASLIPTLTLAEVPTPVTVLLVPGGDTGVLLRDTQALADLRRLSDDAEYVTSVCSGSIALAAAGLLDGRRATSHWSVRHLLPGYGATEVNERVVEDGNRLTAAGVTAGMDLAIRLVSYLCGDTLARFAVLGAEYAPEPPFTTGMPEQAGTALTELSRDFLAPLEEELRAQPAR; translated from the coding sequence ATGCACGACGCCTCAGAACCCGACGCGCTCGACCTGCCCGGGCACACCGGCGTGCCCGCTGACAGCGCCAGCACCTTGTTCTCCGCCTCTGAGGACCCGGTGAAGCAGGCCGCCATCGACCGGTCGATCGCCGCGCACCACACCCTCGCAGCGCTCCCGGACGTTCGCTTCGCCACCGACAACACGATCGTCACCGTCCTGCACCCAGGGTTCGAACTCCTCGACGTCGTCGGGCCGTTCCACTTCCTCGCAGGCACCGGCGCGACCGTGCACCTCGCCACCACCGGCGACACCCTCGCCCCGGTGCCCAGTGGCAGCGGTGCGTCCCTCATCCCCACCCTCACCCTCGCCGAGGTCCCGACACCGGTCACAGTCCTCCTCGTCCCCGGCGGTGACACCGGTGTCCTCCTCCGCGACACCCAAGCCCTCGCTGATCTTCGACGGCTCAGCGATGATGCCGAGTACGTCACCAGCGTCTGCTCCGGATCGATCGCCCTCGCAGCAGCGGGACTCCTCGACGGGCGCCGTGCGACCTCGCACTGGTCCGTCCGGCATCTCCTCCCCGGGTATGGCGCCACCGAGGTCAACGAGCGCGTCGTCGAAGACGGCAACCGCCTCACCGCCGCTGGCGTCACCGCCGGCATGGACCTCGCAATCCGGCTTGTGTCCTACCTCTGTGGCGACACACTCGCGCGCTTCGCCGTCCTCGGAGCCGAATACGCACCCGAACCGCCGTTCACCACCGGCATGCCCGAGCAAGCAGGCACCGCGCTCACTGAACTCTCCCGCGACTTCCTCGCGCCACTCGAGGAAGAACTGCGCGCACAACCAGCGCGGTAA
- a CDS encoding nuclear transport factor 2 family protein translates to MTIPATTLTQLVDAYLAALGSADVDAVLALFTPDAIVSSPLYGEQPARDFYPTLFADTAASVLTLRRTLVSTDDSAPTVAFWFDFDWTLSDGTPAPFSVVDVAELDLEARIQHLHIVYDTDPIRTAWEAQQAGGNPRS, encoded by the coding sequence ATGACCATCCCCGCAACGACCCTCACACAGCTCGTCGATGCATACCTCGCAGCTCTCGGATCAGCCGACGTAGACGCGGTGCTCGCCCTGTTCACGCCGGACGCGATTGTGAGCTCACCGCTTTACGGGGAGCAGCCCGCCCGCGACTTCTACCCGACATTGTTCGCCGACACGGCCGCATCCGTCCTCACGCTCCGCCGAACCTTGGTCAGCACAGACGACTCGGCTCCGACTGTTGCGTTCTGGTTCGACTTCGATTGGACGCTCTCGGACGGCACCCCTGCACCGTTCTCCGTGGTTGACGTCGCCGAGCTTGACCTGGAAGCCCGGATTCAACACCTGCACATCGTGTACGACACCGATCCCATTCGAACTGCTTGGGAAGCCCAACAGGCCGGTGGTAACCCCCGTTCATGA
- a CDS encoding DUF3885 domain-containing protein: MSLALYVRILRRAVDGRATFRRGEASQRATALSHAWDEHWAEEPLGHLLRDAHQDRWVRFWSLPNAKRYADTDAEHAEVLRRHMTVLRTLAEDTPVWVIAQDWDGRVIQSGWSRDAIPGRWPWRRSRDFAVTDELGVVGSFYWGRSSAVQDLVGLLADVANDRADVVIGGPDLSWVYAPYDGGADVILPTRAERNALARRHRRWRSTRRNGL, translated from the coding sequence ATGTCCCTCGCGCTCTACGTCCGGATCCTGCGCCGCGCGGTGGACGGACGCGCCACGTTCCGTCGTGGCGAAGCGAGCCAGCGGGCAACGGCTCTCTCTCATGCATGGGACGAGCACTGGGCTGAGGAACCGCTAGGGCACCTTCTGCGCGATGCCCACCAAGACCGGTGGGTCCGATTCTGGAGCCTCCCGAACGCGAAACGGTACGCCGACACCGACGCCGAGCACGCCGAGGTTCTTCGTCGGCACATGACGGTCCTCAGAACCCTTGCCGAGGACACACCGGTGTGGGTGATTGCCCAGGACTGGGACGGGCGCGTCATTCAGAGTGGATGGAGTCGCGACGCAATTCCCGGACGGTGGCCGTGGCGGCGGAGCCGCGACTTCGCGGTCACGGACGAGCTAGGGGTGGTCGGCTCCTTCTACTGGGGCCGATCGTCCGCCGTCCAGGACCTCGTTGGCCTGCTCGCAGACGTCGCGAATGATCGTGCGGACGTCGTCATCGGAGGTCCTGACCTGTCATGGGTCTACGCCCCCTACGACGGCGGAGCTGATGTGATCCTCCCGACGCGGGCCGAACGCAACGCCCTGGCCCGCCGGCACCGCCGCTGGAGATCAACACGCCGCAACGGCCTCTAA
- a CDS encoding IS481 family transposase yields the protein MSHANAALTPRARLRLAKLIVEGRWPATTVARMFMVSPVTARRWAARYRTEGAAGMADRSSRPHRMPAKTPPALVKRIVRARWRRRLGPVQIGGELGLPASTVHAVLVRCRINRLSHIDRITGEPIRRYEHATPGAMIHVDVTKFGNIPDGGGWRFVGKQQGDRNRAATPDKPRSATRDPLMGRAFVHTVIDDHSRVAYAEIHADERAVTAIGVLQRAVAWFADRGVSVQRVLSDNGSAYKSHAWADACSALGITPKKTRPYRPQTNGKIERFHRTLGEGWAYARFYGSETERRQGLPGWIHFYNHHRTHSAIGAPPISRLNNLPGHHS from the coding sequence GTGTCCCACGCTAACGCTGCGCTGACCCCACGCGCCCGTCTTCGTCTCGCCAAGCTGATCGTCGAGGGCAGATGGCCCGCGACCACGGTGGCGAGGATGTTCATGGTGTCACCTGTCACCGCCCGGAGGTGGGCTGCTCGGTATCGGACCGAGGGTGCTGCGGGGATGGCAGATCGATCCAGCCGCCCGCACCGGATGCCGGCGAAGACGCCGCCGGCACTGGTGAAACGGATCGTGAGAGCGAGGTGGCGGCGTCGCCTCGGGCCAGTGCAGATCGGCGGTGAGCTGGGGCTGCCGGCGTCAACCGTGCACGCCGTCCTGGTGCGGTGCCGCATCAACCGGCTCTCCCACATCGACCGGATCACCGGGGAACCGATCCGCCGTTACGAACACGCGACTCCCGGCGCGATGATCCACGTGGACGTGACGAAGTTCGGCAACATCCCTGACGGCGGCGGCTGGCGGTTCGTAGGGAAGCAGCAGGGCGACCGGAACCGTGCAGCGACACCAGACAAGCCGCGATCGGCGACCAGAGACCCGCTGATGGGCCGAGCGTTCGTGCACACCGTCATCGATGACCACTCCCGCGTCGCCTACGCCGAGATCCACGCCGACGAGAGAGCCGTCACCGCGATCGGTGTCCTGCAACGGGCTGTTGCGTGGTTCGCCGATCGCGGCGTCAGCGTCCAGCGGGTGCTCTCCGACAACGGCTCCGCCTACAAGTCCCACGCCTGGGCCGACGCATGCTCGGCACTTGGGATCACGCCGAAGAAGACTCGCCCCTACCGGCCACAGACGAACGGGAAGATCGAGCGGTTCCACCGCACCCTGGGCGAGGGCTGGGCATACGCACGGTTCTACGGCTCAGAGACCGAACGCCGACAAGGGCTCCCGGGCTGGATCCACTTCTACAATCACCACAGGACCCACTCCGCCATCGGAGCACCACCCATCAGCAGACTCAACAACCTGCCTGGACATCACAGCTAG
- a CDS encoding amidohydrolase, with translation MDTPAELIVEAQTDTTRAAVAVRNGIIVAVATDPAGVDALRDTWRDESTSIFEQHGVLAPLFIDTHNHLALAARNVLGVPMHDVRTIGEILDRIRESAAHIPAGSWVITAADWHEMQLQERRFPTAVELDEAAPDHLVMVQRGGHNAVLNSAALAAAGVTATSGDVADGYVARADDGTPTGLLQDGALTAMQSMLPEVSQEDLIKGIDVTSRTYREAGVGVVRDPAVSVEEWGALQRARSENRLHVRAFSMIFSPAPLIAAAGSMNDYLDGLEAKGIHPDDGDDRLRLWGIKLVVDGGVEAAALREPYAGRPDFTGTLLMTPDGLTDALRACVTRGWPVGTHACGDAGVDAFLDAVQRNVDNGIQHGHGQVVMEHGALMDADQIARAIKLDVHITAQEALRDGLIGPFAEAWGQERVAAMFPWRELLNAGASVSAGTDHPISPLDPIAGILGMTTRRTTLGILGAEHACTRDEALELYTRAGAELLGHDLTGTITVGAPADFAVYPVDLHHAPDEALAGARPTLSVLAGEVLNHQEESR, from the coding sequence TTGGACACCCCAGCCGAACTCATCGTCGAAGCGCAGACCGACACCACCCGCGCGGCAGTCGCGGTACGCAACGGCATCATCGTGGCAGTCGCCACGGATCCCGCTGGCGTCGATGCCCTCCGCGACACCTGGCGCGACGAATCCACATCCATCTTTGAGCAACACGGGGTCCTCGCTCCGCTCTTCATCGACACGCACAACCACCTCGCGTTGGCGGCCCGGAACGTGCTCGGAGTGCCGATGCACGACGTCCGCACCATCGGCGAGATCCTCGATCGAATCCGGGAAAGCGCCGCGCACATCCCGGCAGGCTCCTGGGTCATCACCGCGGCGGATTGGCACGAGATGCAGCTACAGGAACGCCGCTTCCCCACTGCGGTCGAGCTCGACGAGGCAGCACCAGATCACCTCGTCATGGTGCAGCGCGGCGGCCACAACGCCGTCCTGAACAGTGCAGCGCTTGCTGCTGCCGGCGTCACCGCGACCTCCGGCGACGTCGCGGACGGGTATGTCGCTCGGGCTGACGACGGGACCCCCACTGGGCTGCTCCAAGACGGTGCGCTGACCGCGATGCAGTCAATGCTCCCCGAGGTATCCCAGGAGGACCTCATCAAGGGGATCGACGTGACGAGTCGCACCTATCGGGAAGCCGGCGTCGGTGTGGTTCGGGACCCAGCCGTGTCTGTGGAGGAGTGGGGCGCGTTGCAGCGGGCCCGGTCGGAGAATCGGTTGCATGTCCGAGCGTTCTCGATGATCTTCTCCCCCGCGCCACTGATAGCGGCCGCTGGTTCCATGAACGACTACCTCGACGGACTCGAGGCGAAGGGCATCCACCCGGATGACGGTGACGACCGCCTCCGCCTCTGGGGCATCAAGCTCGTCGTCGACGGCGGCGTCGAGGCAGCCGCGCTCCGCGAGCCCTATGCCGGCCGACCGGACTTCACCGGCACCCTGCTGATGACGCCCGACGGCCTGACGGATGCACTGCGCGCCTGCGTCACCCGCGGCTGGCCCGTCGGCACCCACGCCTGCGGCGACGCCGGAGTCGACGCGTTCCTCGACGCCGTCCAGCGAAACGTCGACAACGGCATCCAGCACGGACACGGCCAGGTCGTCATGGAGCACGGTGCGCTCATGGACGCCGACCAGATCGCACGAGCAATCAAGCTCGACGTGCACATCACCGCCCAGGAAGCACTCCGAGATGGGCTGATCGGACCGTTCGCCGAAGCATGGGGGCAGGAGCGGGTAGCAGCGATGTTCCCATGGCGGGAGCTCCTGAACGCAGGCGCATCCGTCAGCGCCGGCACCGACCACCCCATCAGCCCTCTCGACCCGATCGCCGGCATACTCGGCATGACGACCCGACGTACGACGCTCGGGATCCTCGGCGCAGAGCACGCATGCACCAGAGACGAGGCGCTCGAGCTCTACACACGCGCCGGCGCGGAGCTCCTCGGACACGACCTGACGGGAACGATCACCGTCGGAGCACCAGCAGACTTCGCCGTCTACCCGGTCGACCTGCACCACGCCCCCGACGAAGCACTCGCCGGTGCCCGCCCGACTCTGAGTGTCCTCGCCGGCGAAGTGCTGAACCACCAGGAGGAGTCTCGCTAG
- a CDS encoding TetR/AcrR family transcriptional regulator: MRADAQRNRQRITEHAAVLLRASGTGVSMEQIAADAGVGIGTLYRHFPDKAALVDAIAALRIRRLADDAVRSAGEQADGCSRVRTLLETYMASAAEDGALRAALRGNPTELGNEVRLAIEESEGPIGDLIAADHAEELVRDDFSFADFRAVCAALVSVMNPPAPADAWRRVLTLVLSGLRPPVQ; this comes from the coding sequence ATGCGAGCCGATGCGCAGCGCAATCGCCAGCGGATCACGGAGCATGCCGCGGTGCTTCTTCGCGCTTCGGGCACTGGAGTGTCGATGGAGCAGATCGCGGCGGATGCTGGCGTTGGCATCGGGACGCTCTACCGGCACTTTCCTGACAAGGCGGCCCTCGTCGACGCGATCGCCGCGCTCCGCATCCGTCGACTCGCGGACGATGCCGTTCGATCCGCTGGCGAGCAGGCCGACGGGTGCTCTCGCGTGCGAACGCTGCTCGAGACGTACATGGCCAGCGCCGCAGAGGACGGCGCGCTGCGTGCTGCATTACGGGGCAACCCAACAGAACTCGGCAATGAGGTCCGCCTCGCGATCGAGGAGTCGGAGGGGCCTATTGGCGACCTCATCGCCGCCGACCATGCCGAGGAACTTGTCCGTGACGACTTCTCGTTCGCCGACTTTCGAGCGGTGTGTGCCGCACTCGTATCCGTCATGAACCCGCCGGCACCTGCTGACGCATGGCGCCGGGTTCTCACCCTGGTGCTTAGTGGGCTTCGGCCACCGGTGCAATGA
- a CDS encoding ABC transporter substrate-binding protein, giving the protein MRKSLKTSITLATTGALVLGGAAFGVSAAQADGTVHTVSSSSSKIPGPVASVPEVKGGNTAVALDKGFTDALTSLGLTPGVSGNAKLENGSVSFPITAGSVTYWSPDGNYRPYVQGLLNHDDSGLTLKAGDTTVTLENFVVNPGSSKLYGDVLVNGQVAASNAYLFSLHGGTLKPLQLEGDNAILTGTTVHVSDDAAKLLNSTFKTDAVKGGLLVGTATITAQIK; this is encoded by the coding sequence ATGCGTAAGAGCCTGAAGACCTCGATCACCCTCGCCACCACGGGCGCCCTGGTGCTCGGTGGCGCCGCGTTCGGTGTGTCCGCCGCGCAGGCCGACGGCACCGTCCACACCGTCTCCTCGTCCTCGTCGAAGATCCCCGGCCCGGTCGCGTCGGTGCCGGAGGTCAAGGGCGGCAACACCGCCGTCGCACTCGACAAGGGCTTCACCGACGCGCTGACCTCGCTGGGCCTGACCCCGGGTGTGTCGGGCAACGCGAAGCTGGAGAACGGGTCGGTGTCGTTCCCGATCACGGCCGGTTCGGTGACGTACTGGTCGCCGGACGGCAACTACCGCCCGTACGTGCAGGGGCTGCTGAACCACGACGACTCGGGCCTGACGCTCAAGGCCGGTGACACGACGGTGACGCTGGAGAACTTCGTGGTGAACCCGGGTTCGTCCAAGCTCTACGGCGACGTGCTGGTCAACGGCCAGGTCGCCGCGTCCAACGCGTACCTGTTCTCGCTGCACGGTGGCACGCTCAAGCCGCTGCAGCTCGAGGGTGACAACGCGATCCTGACCGGCACCACGGTCCACGTCTCCGACGACGCCGCGAAGCTGCTCAACAGCACCTTCAAGACCGACGCGGTCAAGGGTGGTCTCCTCGTCGGGACCGCGACCATCACTGCACAGATCAAGTAA
- a CDS encoding TetR/AcrR family transcriptional regulator codes for MTDAPRRPRHPRDRALTRRQILDAAEQLLAAHGTAVSIAAVAVKAGVSKSGLLHHFPSRDALLVAVADRGLRTLVTEVDQQIDPADASPGRGTRAYVSALCGGSAAAAAVFSPTSLLNALLDAPGTKALLQADAEYWRRFFADDGLPAARYLVIRHAAEGLAASSAVTPYLTADELNVARDALLDLTRSDPST; via the coding sequence ATGACCGATGCGCCTCGACGACCTCGGCATCCGCGCGACAGAGCGCTGACCCGCAGGCAGATCCTCGATGCCGCAGAACAACTGCTCGCCGCGCACGGCACGGCGGTGAGCATCGCCGCCGTCGCCGTCAAAGCGGGCGTCTCAAAAAGTGGACTGCTGCATCACTTTCCCTCCCGAGACGCACTGCTCGTCGCCGTCGCAGACCGCGGTCTGCGGACGCTCGTGACAGAAGTAGATCAGCAAATCGATCCCGCAGACGCGTCACCGGGACGGGGAACTCGTGCGTACGTCAGCGCCCTGTGTGGCGGCAGCGCCGCAGCAGCAGCCGTGTTCTCGCCGACGTCACTCCTGAACGCCCTGCTGGACGCACCTGGGACGAAGGCCCTCCTGCAAGCTGACGCCGAGTACTGGCGCCGGTTCTTCGCAGACGACGGGCTCCCCGCCGCACGGTACCTCGTGATCCGCCATGCCGCTGAAGGTCTCGCCGCATCCTCCGCGGTGACCCCCTACCTCACCGCAGACGAGCTCAACGTCGCCCGGGACGCCCTCCTCGACCTCACACGAAGTGACCCATCGACTTGA
- a CDS encoding MFS transporter, whose amino-acid sequence MSSFDVLTTEKATPREWASLGILTLAVMLLSIDGTVLALAVPSISEDLQPTSTQILWIGDIYSFALAGLLITMGNMADRVGRKRLLLIGAACFGAASVLAAFAPTAEVLIAARALLGVAGSTLMPSTLSLVRATFRDARQRTTAIAVWAAGASGGAAAGPLIGGALLEHFWWGSVFLINVPVIVLILTGGVFLLQESRGESRNPIDLLSAVLSIAAIVPVVYAVKHLAGEGLDGTVPAFTALGVVAAVLFVRRQRRLQTPLIDLELFRVPAFSGAILANALGVFAFIGLLFFFSQYLQLVRGLSPLEAGIHQLPATVASVAVVAVVGLLSRRLGKGRAIGGALLLAGAGMASLASTEGLSAYFGIALSLVALGLGEGIAMTLATDAVVAAVPRERAGAASAISETAYELGTALGIAILGSLQTAFYRSRLNLDDVPKDEAAAVRESLASATEALPSGSTALLHAQEAFTAGMQVTTVLAAVLLAAGGILALRVIPSEREKS is encoded by the coding sequence GTGAGCTCGTTCGATGTCCTGACGACCGAGAAGGCGACGCCACGGGAGTGGGCATCGCTTGGCATCCTCACCCTCGCGGTCATGCTGCTGTCCATCGACGGCACGGTTCTAGCGTTGGCGGTGCCCTCGATCAGCGAGGATCTCCAGCCGACCAGCACGCAGATCCTCTGGATCGGCGACATCTACTCGTTCGCCCTGGCCGGCCTGCTGATCACGATGGGGAACATGGCAGACAGGGTCGGGCGGAAACGGCTGCTCCTGATCGGTGCGGCCTGCTTCGGAGCGGCATCTGTGCTGGCAGCCTTCGCGCCGACCGCGGAGGTGCTCATCGCAGCGCGAGCCCTGCTCGGTGTCGCCGGGTCGACGCTGATGCCGTCGACGCTCTCCCTGGTCCGCGCGACGTTCCGCGACGCGCGGCAGCGAACCACAGCGATTGCGGTGTGGGCGGCCGGCGCATCAGGCGGCGCGGCGGCCGGACCCCTCATCGGCGGGGCGCTGCTAGAGCACTTCTGGTGGGGCTCGGTGTTCCTGATCAACGTGCCCGTCATCGTCCTGATCCTGACCGGGGGCGTGTTCCTGCTGCAAGAGTCCCGCGGGGAAAGCCGCAACCCCATCGATCTGCTCTCCGCTGTGCTGTCCATCGCAGCAATCGTCCCGGTGGTCTACGCGGTGAAGCACCTCGCCGGAGAAGGCCTCGACGGGACCGTTCCTGCGTTCACGGCGCTCGGTGTCGTAGCGGCCGTGCTCTTCGTTCGACGTCAGCGACGTCTGCAGACACCGCTGATCGACCTCGAACTGTTCCGGGTCCCGGCGTTCAGCGGTGCGATCCTGGCGAACGCGCTCGGAGTGTTCGCGTTCATCGGGTTGCTGTTCTTCTTCTCGCAGTACCTGCAGCTGGTTCGGGGCCTCTCTCCCCTCGAGGCCGGTATCCACCAGCTCCCCGCAACAGTGGCATCGGTCGCGGTCGTCGCCGTTGTCGGTTTGCTCTCTCGCCGTCTCGGGAAGGGACGCGCCATCGGCGGCGCGCTCCTCCTCGCCGGGGCGGGGATGGCGTCCCTCGCCTCTACCGAGGGTCTCTCCGCGTACTTCGGGATCGCGTTGTCGCTGGTTGCTCTCGGCCTCGGGGAAGGCATCGCCATGACCCTCGCCACCGATGCCGTCGTCGCGGCGGTCCCACGCGAACGTGCCGGAGCAGCGTCCGCGATCTCAGAGACCGCGTACGAACTCGGCACAGCGCTCGGCATCGCGATCCTGGGCTCCCTGCAGACCGCGTTCTACCGCTCCCGACTCAATCTTGACGACGTCCCCAAAGACGAGGCAGCCGCGGTGCGAGAGTCGCTTGCCAGTGCCACTGAAGCACTACCGTCAGGTTCAACGGCTCTCCTGCACGCGCAGGAAGCGTTCACGGCCGGCATGCAGGTCACAACCGTCCTCGCTGCCGTGCTCCTAGCCGCTGGCGGCATCCTTGCTCTCCGCGTCATCCCATCCGAGCGGGAGAAGTCATGA
- a CDS encoding TetR/AcrR family transcriptional regulator: MDTQSIGDETQQLAPLRVRRRTATQADIAEAAASLFERHGFENVTVEQIATAAGISMRTFYRHCSGKDEALSVGLRAGPDELTAAIRKRRDLPLLDAVVAGFMEVSAGPVRRSELRLILGTPALRMSWLAAGRAAQEDLVAVIHQYFPTITALEAQARSAAIVAILTVVLESWTTAEDDDLQLRSQQALRVLTDW; encoded by the coding sequence ATGGACACGCAGTCGATCGGCGATGAGACGCAGCAGCTCGCGCCGCTTCGGGTGCGTCGCAGGACGGCGACGCAGGCAGACATTGCGGAGGCAGCGGCGTCGCTGTTCGAGCGGCACGGGTTCGAGAACGTCACTGTCGAGCAGATCGCCACGGCAGCGGGGATCTCAATGCGTACGTTCTACCGGCACTGCTCGGGCAAAGATGAAGCACTCTCGGTCGGTCTGCGTGCGGGCCCAGATGAGCTGACGGCAGCCATCCGGAAGCGTCGCGACCTACCGCTGCTCGATGCAGTGGTAGCCGGGTTCATGGAGGTATCAGCCGGCCCTGTCCGCCGCAGCGAGCTGCGACTGATACTCGGGACACCGGCGCTTCGCATGTCATGGCTGGCCGCTGGCCGCGCCGCCCAGGAAGATCTCGTTGCCGTCATTCATCAGTATTTCCCCACCATCACCGCACTCGAAGCCCAAGCCCGGTCAGCTGCGATCGTCGCCATCCTCACCGTGGTCCTCGAGAGCTGGACCACCGCGGAAGACGACGACCTTCAACTCCGATCCCAGCAAGCTCTCCGTGTCCTCACCGACTGGTAG
- a CDS encoding SDR family NAD(P)-dependent oxidoreductase yields MSAVSFTGRVAVVTGAGGGLGRAHALELASRGAKVVINDLGGDISGENGGTAMADQVVEEIRAAGGEAVSNYDSVATPEGGRSIVQTALDAFGKIDILINNAGNIRNAAFTDLTPTAIDALLAVHVNGAFYVTQPAFTNMRENGYGRIVFTSSAAGLFGSIQQANYAAAKGGVFGLANVVALEGAPHGILANTILPAALSRMGADMNEDQFVGMPTTPAHAEPEMISALVAYLASDANTRSHELYSIARGRYARVFMGVTPGWHVAADEPVATPDDVAAHIDQIRDLDGYSIPGSMNEEFALVR; encoded by the coding sequence ATGTCTGCAGTGTCGTTCACTGGCCGCGTGGCGGTTGTGACAGGGGCCGGCGGGGGCTTAGGTCGGGCTCATGCCCTCGAGCTCGCGAGCCGCGGAGCGAAGGTGGTCATCAACGACCTCGGCGGTGACATCAGCGGGGAGAACGGCGGAACCGCCATGGCCGACCAGGTCGTCGAGGAGATCCGGGCCGCCGGCGGTGAGGCGGTTTCGAACTACGACTCGGTTGCCACCCCTGAGGGAGGCCGATCCATCGTTCAGACCGCTCTCGACGCCTTCGGCAAGATCGACATTCTGATCAACAACGCCGGCAACATCCGCAACGCCGCCTTCACCGACTTGACCCCGACAGCGATCGACGCCCTGCTGGCGGTGCACGTCAACGGCGCGTTCTACGTCACGCAGCCCGCCTTCACGAACATGCGGGAGAACGGCTACGGCCGCATCGTGTTCACATCCTCTGCTGCAGGTTTGTTCGGGTCGATCCAGCAGGCCAACTATGCAGCGGCCAAGGGTGGGGTGTTTGGCCTCGCTAACGTGGTCGCGCTGGAAGGAGCGCCGCACGGCATCCTCGCGAACACGATCCTGCCCGCGGCGCTCAGTCGGATGGGAGCGGACATGAACGAGGACCAATTCGTCGGTATGCCGACAACGCCAGCGCACGCAGAACCCGAGATGATCAGCGCCTTGGTCGCATACCTCGCCAGCGACGCAAACACCCGCTCGCACGAGCTCTACTCGATCGCACGCGGCCGTTATGCGCGTGTCTTCATGGGGGTCACGCCAGGCTGGCATGTTGCTGCCGATGAGCCGGTCGCCACCCCCGACGACGTCGCCGCACACATCGACCAGATACGCGACCTGGACGGATATTCCATTCCTGGGTCCATGAACGAAGAGTTTGCGTTGGTCCGCTGA